In Rhizoctonia solani chromosome 7, complete sequence, one DNA window encodes the following:
- a CDS encoding Retrotransposon gag protein: MSKHVPSTSTALDTLQPTTQHPLTPPNHSIDLSNSTNAARLPDSTILLSRTQQDACKHGPMTNYSKSTPSTSSSAQPWHLYPHAVSIIPSTRSGVPHPYSRPTSRSSRRSIPSHSQPPTRSPSPTLRDLPGMEPEPTLSALLEAITALTATVGSLQAQITSQGQQLIELKAICKETADLLGDKDQGAPQAQPGPSTGPVTPPTHSGGETHTPGTVRPGLKAPFRPSRGTGFDSEDEEEQRPPKKEPQGTPRRHLGSLTPFDAGSSAKRPKMDLPDPYKGDVRGRKATQWLDRMLLWVALHREQFDEEEQMVVWILYHMTDKAADWALPLIGTIIKGEGNPPTTIPALTAKFKEAFADPDAKRAAARKIAALTQSTTTAEYVTEFRNLMAELDWNTEAFIAQFTRGLHWKVKELLSTKDNIPDDDLEAIFAASIKIDNIRRENEENRPKKAPAKAPVATTTSTSTTTTRVRLSEDPNYVTPEERDRRRASGLCVKCGQKGHGIKQCPNGWKATIKEAAKIGEVLELEKE, encoded by the exons ATGTCCAAACATGTGCCGTCAACAAGCACTGCCTTGGATACCCTTCAGCCCACCACTCAACACCCTCTTACCCCCCCTAATCACTCTATTGACCTCAGCAACAGTACCAATGCTGCCAGGTTGCCTGATTCAACAATTTTGTTGTCAAGAACCCAGCAAGATGCTTGCAAACATGGTCCAATGACCAACTACTCCAAATCTACCCCTTCCACTTCCTCATCAGCTCAGCCCTG gCACCTTTatccccacgccgtctcaatcattccatccacacgctctggcgtcccccatccctactcccgtcctaccagccgctccagccgccgctccattccatcccattcccaaccacccactcgcagcccatctcccactctgCGAGACCTGccaggaatggaaccagagccaacccttagcgctctcctcgaggctatcacagccctcactgcCACtgtcgggtccttgcaggcccaaatcacatcccaaggccaacagctcattgagctcaaagccatatgcaaggaaaccgccgacctccttggggataaagatcaaggagcaccacaagcccagcctggcccatcgactgggcctgtcactcctcccacccactcgggaggagaaacccacactccaggcacggttaggcctggactcaaggccccattccggccttcaagagggacaggctttgattcagaagatgaggaagagcaaaggccccccaaaaaggagcctcaaggaacgcctaggaggCATCTAGGGTCTCTGACCCCCTTCGACGCAGGATCTAGCGCCAagcggcccaagatggacctcccggACCCTTACAAGGGCGATGTCAGGGGCCGCAaggccacccaatggctggaccgGATGCTTCTCTGGGTTGCCCTGCACAGGGAAcaatttgatgaagaagagcagatggttgtgtggattctctaccacatgacagataagGCCGCCGATTGGGCGTTACCCCTCATAGGgactatcatcaagggcgagggaaacCCTCCCACCactatcccggccttaacggccaaattcaaggaggcattcGCAGACCCCGATGCCAAGAGAGCGGCTGCCAGGAAAATCGCCGCGCTAACTCAGTCCACAACCACGGCTGAGTATGTCACCGAGTTCCGTAACcttatggcggaacttgattggaacactgaggcgttcattgcccagttcacacgcggtcttcactggaaggtgaaggaactcctgtccaccaaggacaacattccgGACGATGATcttgaggccatatttgccgcctcaattaaaattgacaatatccgtcgggaaaacgaggagaaccgccctaaAAAAGCTCCTGCCAAGGCCCCGGTTGCTACAACCAcctctacctccaccactaccaccagggtccgcttatccgaggaccccaactacgttaccccggaggaaagagATCGCCGCCGtgcgtctggcctttgcgtcaagtgcggtcaaaagggCCACGggatcaaacagtgccccaatggctggaaagccacaatcaaggaagccGCTAAGATAGGAGAAGTTCTTGAGTTGGAAAAAGAATAA
- a CDS encoding Retrotransposable element Tf2 protein, producing MQNYPTEPIKTLIDSGATSNFISPTIVEKFKIPKTLLENPRVVRMLDGTLSQTGRIWHQVNLAVLANGHIHTIPFLVCPIGNTPAILGMTWLTQESPLINWSLGTVTFPEQVQIASKEEADPNPLADLPEQYHEFAKVFGKEEFKVLPPHREYDIAIDLVPDAKLSPGPLYGMTDAESKALKQHIDEELATGKIRPSTSSTGAPVMFVKKADGSLRLVVDYQKLNDVTHKNVYPLPRQDDLMAKLRHAKIFTKLDLRWGYNNVRIKEGDEWKTAFRTKYGLFEYLVMPFGLTNAPAAFQHFMNDLFRDLIDVTVVIYLDNILIFSENPEEHPAHVKEVLSRLMKNQLFCKLSKCFFHVTTVNYLGIVISPAGFSMDQKKIEAVTSWPQPKTVKQVQAFLGFVNYLRRFIPNFSSVARPLHNLTQKETPWSWGNLEEVAFRELKALVTRSPVLIHSNPKLPYYLETDASGVAMGAILSQRGEDNRLHPVAYMSKSFSGAEANYDTHDKELLAIIKALEEWRIFLEATDRPIQVFTDHRNLEYWMQARTFNRRHARWRIFLSDFNFEIHYRPGKQSGKPDALSRRSDYVDSPVEPEVMLPSEVFANTSEAELEIVTEILSKLKEDPSLEPIIQFLTEDADNAPPSIRKAYRDYDWEEDLLWYCGKLVVPDSEALKERLLKEFHDSPLAGHPGQQRTLELLSRNYWWPGMKSSAKEWVECCPTCQANRRAHAPVIALKPLEVPPYPFHTISYDFITGFPKSNGHDAILVVIDSFSKFGHFIPTTKKVTSKGLAELFISHVWKLHGLPVKTISDRGTTFTGKFLRALYQRLGVKPSFSSAYHPESDGQTERVNQFIEFYLRSYVAADHSDWASWLPLAEYAYNNAKHSATGKTPFELVYGRNPVMNPSNVPANVPEADHVANTLAQEWKEAESALRMTKEKMAGTKGVIPEYSIGEKVWLDAKNVEIRSNSNKLDPKRLGPFKVTEKISSHAYRLELPETMKIHDVFYVGLLSKVHESPSQPLPEQPLPETIEGEEEYEVEQIIDSKQQKGKWFYLIKWKGYGPEDNSWEPEELLEHSQEEIKRFNQARLRKARDAAKSL from the coding sequence ATGCAAAACTATCCGACGGAACCTATCAAAACGTTAATTGATTCTGGCGCCACATCTAATTTCATCTCCCCCACCATTGTTGAAAAAtttaaaatcccaaaaaccctgctcgaaaatccacgagtagtgagaatgttagatggtaccctttcccagactggtcgcatttggcaccaggttaaTCTcgcggttttggccaatggccacatcCACACTATTCCCTTCCTTGTCTGTCCCATTGGGAACACACCtgccatacttggcatgacatggctcactcaggagtcacccTTGATCAATTGGTCCCTAGGCACGGTTACCTTCCCAGAACAAGTTCAGATTGCATCCAAAGAAGAGGCAGATCCTAATCCCTTAGCCGATCTCCCGGAGcagtaccatgaatttgctaaggtctttggcaaagaagaatttaaggtcctccctccacatagggagtatgatataGCTATAGACCTTGTTCCGGATGCCAAACTATCCCCAGGCCCcctatatggcatgactgatgcggaatcaaaggcgctcaagcaacacattgacgaagaactagcaacgggcaagatccgccccagtacttcTTCTACcggcgccccagtcatgtttgtaaagaaggcagatggatcccTTAGACTGGTCGTGGACTACCAAAAACTCAATGATGTCACTCATAAGAACGTgtacccactcccaagacagGATGATCTGATGGCAAAGTTAAGACATGCCAAGATATTCACAAAACTGGACCTACgatggggctacaacaacgTAAGGATCAaagaaggggatgaatggaagacggctttcAGGACTAAATACGGGCTGTTTGAGTATCTagtaatgccttttggcctcaccaacgccccggccgccttccagcatttcatgaacgacctgttcagggacctcattgacgtaaCGGTGgtcatttacttggacaacatcctcatcttctcagaaaatcCAGAAGAACACCCGGCCCATGTCAAAGAAGTACTGTCCCgattaatgaagaaccagctgttctgcaaactGTCGAAGTGTTttttccacgtcaccacagtCAATTACCTGGGCATCGTTATCTCCCCTGCCggattctccatggatcagaagaagatcgagGCAGTTACATCGTGGCCTCAGCCCAAGACAGTCAAGCAGGTACAGGCATTCTTAGGGTTCGTGAATTACCTCCGCCGctttatccccaacttcagttcCGTGgcacgccccctccacaacctcacacaaaaggaaaccccctggtcatggggtaacctagaAGAAGTGGCATTCCGGGAACTGAAAGCCCTTGTCACCCGGTCACCGGTCTTAATCCATTCCAATCCCAAACTCCCatactacctagaaacagatgcatcaggagtagccatgggagcaattctTAGCCAGAGAGGAGAAGATAACCGTTTACACCCAGTAGCCTACATGTCTAAATCCTTCTCCGGTGCCGAGgccaattatgacacccatgataaggagctcctagccataatcaaggcattagaagaatggcggatcttcctagaggcaacggacagaccaatccaggtgtttacagatcatagaaacctggaatattggatgcaggcaaggactTTTAACCGAcggcatgctagatggcgcatattcctgagcgacttcaattttgaaatacattatcgcccagggaaacagtcaggaaaacccGACGCCCTTTCCAGAAGGTCGGACTACGTAGACTCCCCAgtagaaccagaagtcatgctaccgTCAGAAGTTTTTGCCAATACCTCAGAAGCAGAACTTGAGATCGTCACGGAAATCCTGAGCAAGTTAAAGGAGGACCCTtccctggaacccatcatccagttcctaacAGAAGACGCAGATAACGCACCCCCCTCTATTCGGAAGGCCTATcgggattatgactgggaggaggACCTCCTATGGTATTGCGGGAAACTGgttgtcccagactcggaAGCCCTGAAGGAACGTTTACTCAAagaattccacgactcacCCCTGGCAGGGCACCCTGGACAGCAAAGAACTCTGGAACTCCTgagccgcaactactggtggccaggaatgaagtcatccgccaaggaatgggtagaatgctgtCCCACCTGTCAGGCTAACCGTCGAGCCCACGCcccggtcattgcccttaaacctctggaagttcccccctaccctttccacaccatctcctatgacttcatcacaggttTTCCAAAATCTAATGGTCACGACGCGATCTTGGTAGTTATcgactccttttccaaatttggacatttcatcccaaccaccaaGAAGGTTACGTCCAAGGGTCTAGCGGAATTGTTCATCTCtcatgtgtggaaactaCATGGACTACCAGTCAAGACAATATCAGACAGAGGAACTACGTTCACAGGGaagttcctaagggcactctaccaacgccttggtgtaaaaccatccttctcatcagcctaccacccggagtcagatggtcaaacagagagggtgaaccagttcattgagttctacctgagGTCATACGTTGCGGCAGATCACTCGGACTGGGCTTCCTGGTTGCCACTAGCGGAATACGCATATAACAACGCTAAACACTCCGCCACCGGGAAAACCCCATTTGAATTGGTATACGGGAGGAACCCAGTAATGAATCCGTCCAACGTCCCTGCGAACGTACCAGAAGCCGATCACGTGGCTAATACCTTggcacaagaatggaaagaagcggaatctgccctgagaatgacaaaggaaaaaatggcaggaaccaagggagtGATCCCGGAATATTCCATTggagaaaaagtctggctagacgccaagaacgtGGAGATACgttccaactccaacaaattggaccccaagcgcctgggacccttcaaggtcaccgagaaaatctccagccacgcgtaccgcctggaactccctgagaccatgaaaatccatgacgtattctacgtaggattactgtccaaagtccacgaatccccaagccaaccactcccagaacaaccccttcctgaaacaatagaaggggaagaagagtatgaagttgaacaaatcattgactctaaaCAACAaaaagggaaatggttttatttgataaaatggaaaggttacggtccggaagacaattcatgggaaccggaagaactactggaacacagtcaggaagagatcaaacgcttcaaccaagctagactcagaaaggctcgtgacgccgccaagagcctttaa
- a CDS encoding Retrotransposable element Tf2 protein — MEPEPTISALLKAVTALTATVGSLQDQIRSQGQQLSELKAICKETADLLGDKDQGGTTQTQAQPGPLTGPVTPPSHTGGQADTPRTARPGFKDPFRPTRGTTGYDSKEEQPRRIKEEPCGALRDLRTLTPFSLGSDTKRPKMELPDPFKGEIRGQKAVQWLDRMLLWGALHRDQFEEDEQLIVWILYHMEDKAADWSLPLIGSILKGETNAPTTIPAMTTKFKEAFADPDAKRAAARKIAALTQTTTTSEYVTEFCNIMAELDWNKEAYIAQFTRGLHWKVKELLSTKDSIPDELEAIFAASIKIDNIRRENEENRPKKLPAKSLATAATTSTTTTTQRVRLSEDPNYVTPEERDCRRVSGLCVKCGQKGHGIKQCPNGWKATIKEAAKPPTQKMDNLDSFEFVSLALDSNKKPLLFINLYVQNFLAEPLKTLIDSGATSNFISPLIVEKYKIPKTQLENPRVVRMLDGTISQTGCIWHQVHLTASANGHTHSIPFLVCPIGNTLAILGMTWLTAEAPLIDWQQGLVTFPEQAQIASEEEADSDPLADLPPQYHEFAKVFGEEEFKVLPPHREYDISIDLVPDAKLSPGPIYGMTDAESKALKQHIDEELATGKIRPSTSSAGAPVMFVKKADGSLRLVVDYRKLNDVTHKNVYPLPRQDDLMAKLRHAKIFTKLDLRWGYNNVRIKEGDEWKTAFRTKYGLFEYLVMPFGLTNAPAAFQHFMNDLFRDLIDVTVVIYLDDILIFSENPKDHPTHVREVLSRLMKNQLFCKLSKCHFHVTTVNYLGIVISPSGFSMDQKKVEAVTSWPQPRTVKQVQAFLGFVNYLRRFIPNFSSVARPLHNLTRKETPWSWGDLEEAAFQELKVLVTKSPVLIHSNPELPYYLETDASGVAMGAILSQRGPDNRLHPIAYMSKSFSGAEGNYDTHDKELLAIIKALEEWRIFLEATDKPVQVFTDHRNLEYWMQARTFNQRHARWRVFLSNFNFEIHYRPGKQSGKPDALSRRSDYVDTPQEPEVMLPSEVFANTSEEELEIVTEVRSKLREDPSLEPIIQFLTKDANNAPPSIRKAYRDYNWEEDLLWYRGKLVVPDNEPLKERLLREFHDSPLAGHPGQQRTLELLSRNYWWPGMKSTAKEWVECCPICQANRRAHAPVIALKPLEVPPYPFHTISYDFITGFPKSQGHDAILVVIDSFSKFGHFIPTSKKVTARGLADLFITHVWKLHGLPVKTVLDRGTTFTGKFLRALYQRLGVKPAFSSAYHPESDGQTERVNQFIEFYLRSYVAANHSDWAAWLPLAEYAYNNAKHAATGKTPFELVYGQSPVMNPSNVPANVPEADDVADTLAREWKEAESALRLSKERMTRNQGTVPEYSIGEKVWLDGKNVELRTNSNKLDPKRLGPFKILEKISSHAYRLELPETLKIHDVFYVGLLSKSHESPSQPFPERPPPETIEGEEEYEVEKIIDSKRQRGKWFYLIKWKGYGPEDNSWEPEELLEHSQEEIQRFNKLRLKKARDSAKSL; from the exons atggaaccagagccgaccattagcgctctcctcaaggctgtcacagccctcacagccaccgttGGGTCCTTACAGGACCAGATCCgctcccaaggccaacagctcagcgagctcaaagccatatgcaaagaGACCGCGGACCTTCTCggcgacaaggaccaagggggaaccacccaaacccaagcacagcctggcccattgactgggcctgtcacccctccttcTCATACAGGAGGACAAGCCGACACTCCAAGAACGGCTAGGCCTGGGTTCAAAGACCCTTTCCGCCCTACCAGAGGCACCACTGGGTACgactccaaggaagaacaGCCAAGgaggatcaaggaagaaccTTGCGGAGCGCTTAGGGATCTGAGGACCCTCACTCCCTTCAGTTTGGGCTCGGACACCAAAcgtcccaaaatggagctacCAGATCCATTTAAGGGGGAGATCCGAGGGCAAAAGGCGGTTCAATGGCTGGACCGCATGCTGTTATGGGGGGCCCTGcacagggaccaatttgaGGAAGACGAGCAGTTGATTGtctggatcctctaccacatggaGGATAAAGCCGCTGATTGGTCACTCCCTCTTATTGGAAGTATCCTCAAGGGTGAAACCAATGCCCCCACGACCATCCCGGCCATGACAACCAAGttcaaggaagcctttgcGGATCCCGATGCCAAAAGGGCGgctgccaggaagattgccgcgctgactcagaccacaaccacgtcGGAGTACGTCACGGAATTCTGCAAtatcatggcggaacttgactggaacaaggaggcgtACATCGCCCAAttcacgcgcggccttcactggaaggtcaaagaactcCTGTCTACCAAAGACAGCATTCCCGACGAGTTGGAGGCTATCTTTGCTGCctccatcaaaattgacaacattcgTCGGGAGAACGAGGAGAACCGTCCCAAGAAGCTCCCTGCCAAGTCCTTGGCCACCGCGGCcactacctccaccactaccaccacacAACGAGTCCGCCTATCGGAAGACCCCAACTATGTCACACCTGAGGAAAGGGATTGCCGCCGCgtgtctggcctttgtgtcaagtgcggtcaaaaagggcatggaatcaagcagtgccccaatggttggaaggcgACCATCAAGGAGGCAGCCAAG cccccaacccaaaaaatggacaatttagatagttttgaatttgtatctcttgctctGGATTCGAATAAAAAACCCTTGCTATTCATCAATCTATACGTCCAAAATTTCctggcagaacccctcaagACTCTCattgattcaggagccacatcaaacttcatctctcctttgattgtggaaaaatataaaatcccaaaaacccaactcgaaaatccacgagttgtgagaatgttagatggtactatctctcagactggttgcatttggcaccaggtccaccTCACcgcctcggccaatggccatacccactccatcccatttcttgtttgccccattggcaacaccctggcgatcctaggcatgacatggttaacagcagaagctcctcttatcgattggcaacagggactagttacattccctgaacaggctcaaattgcctccgaggaagaagcagactcaGACCCCttagcagacctcccccctcagtaccatgagtttgctaaggtttttggcgaagaagaatttaaggtcctccctccacatagggagtatgacatctctattgaccttgtcccggatgccaaactgtctcctggccccatatacggcatgaccgacgcagaatcaaaggcgctaaaacagcatattgatgaggaattagcaacgggcaaaatccgccctagtacctcctcagcaggcgccccggtcatgtttgtgaagAAGGCTGATGGGTCCCTCCGACTAGTcgttgattacaggaagttgaatgacgTCACGCACAAGAACGTATACCCACTCCCTAGGCAAGACGACTTGATGGCCAAGCTTAGGCACGCAAAGATCTTCACGAAATtggacttacgctggggatataataacgtcaggatcaaggaaggagatgaatggaagacggctttcAGGACTAAATATGGGCTATTCGAATATCTagttatgccttttggtctcACTAATGCcccggccgccttccaacatttcatgaacgaccTATTCCGGGATCttattgacgtcacagtggtcatTTACTTGGACGATAtcctgattttctcagaaaaCCCTAAGGATCACCctacccatgtcagggaagttctGTCTCggttaatgaagaaccagctattctgtaaactgtccaagtgccatttccacgtcaccacggTCAATTATCTTGGTATTGTTATATCCCCAtcaggcttctccatggatcagaagaaggtaGAGGCAGTTACATCATGGCCTCAACCcagaacggtcaaacaggtccaggccttcttgGGCTTTGTTAACTACCTCCGacggttcatccccaatttcagctcagtagcacgccctctgcacaacctcaccagaaaggaaaccccttggtcatggggcgacctagaggaagcagcatttcaggagttgaaggttcttgtTACCAAGTCGCCGgttctcatccattccaacccagaacTCCCCTATTATCTTGAGACCGACGcctcaggggtagccatgggagccattctTAGTCAGCGGGGCCCAGATAACCGGTTGCATCCAATCGCGTACATGTCTAAATCattctcaggggcagaaggAAACTACGACActcatgacaaggaactcctagccatcatcaaagccctggaggaatggcgtattttcctggaagctacAGACAAGCCAGTTCAGGTATTTACAGATCACCGCAAccttgagtactggatgcaggcaaggacattcaatcaacggcatgctagatggcgcgtattcctgagcaacttcaattttgagatacattatcgcccaggaaaacaatcaggcAAGCCGGACGCCTTGTCCAGACGATCGGACTATGTGGACACcccccaagaaccagaagtcatgctaccaTCAGAGGTCTTTGCAAACACATCAGAGGAAGAGCTGGAAATTGTTACAGAAGTACGCTCTAAACTGAGGGAAGACCCCTCCCTAGAgcccatcatccaattcctgacCAAAGATGCCAATAACGCTCCACCATCAATAAGAaaagcttacagagactacaattgggaagaggatctCCTGTGGTATCGGGGGAAACTGGTGGTTCCAGACAATGAACCCCTGAAAGAAAGActcctcagggaattccatgactcccccctAGCAGGACACCCGGGTCAGCAAAGAACCCTCGAACTCCTAAGTCGTAACTATTGGTGGCCTGGCATGAAGTCTacagccaaggaatgggtagaatgttgccctatctgccaagccaaccgacgCGCTCATGCTCCTGTCATCGCCCttaaacccctagaagtccccccttatccgttccacaccatctcttaTGACTTCATTACAGGGTTTCCCAAGTCCCAAGGACACGACGCCATACTGGTGGTAAtagactccttctccaaatttggccatttcatccccacttccaagaaggtcacagcaaGGGGTCTGGCGGATCTATTCATTAcccacgtctggaaactccatggacTACCTGTCAAAACAGTCTTGGATAGAGGAACTAccttcacagggaaattcctaagggcactttACCAGCGACTTGGAGTAAAACCAGCATTCTCTTCGGCTTATCACCCAGAGTCAGATGGGCAAACGGAAAgagtcaaccagttcatcgaGTTTTACCTACGTTCCTACGTTGCAGCCAATCACTCTGATTGGGCGGCTTGGTTACCtttggcagaatatgcgtacaataatgccaaacacgCAGCAACAGGAAAAACACCCTTTGAACTGGTCTACGGACAAAGCCCAGTGATGAACCCCtccaacgtcccagccaACGTTCCAGAGGCAGACGATGTAGCAGACACACTAGCacgggaatggaaggaagccgagTCAGCTCTCAGATTAagcaaagaacggatgacCAGGAACCAAGGAACAGTACCGGAGTACTCGATAGGAGagaaagtctggctggatggaaaGAACGTAGAACTCAGGACTAATTCCAACAAATTGGACCCCAAACGTCTTGGTCCCTTCAAAAtccttgagaaaatctccagtcacgcctaccgcctagagCTCCCAGagaccctgaaaatccatgacgtcttTTATGTTGGGCTGCTATCAAAGAGCCACGAGTCACCAAGTCAGCCATTCCCAGAacgacctccccctgaaacaatagaaggggaggaagagtatgaagttgaaaagatcattgactcaaaaCGTCAACGaggaaagtggttctacctgataaaatggaaaggttacggtccagaagacaattcatgggaacccgaggaactcctggagcatagtcaagaggagatccaacgcttcaacaagttgcgactgaaaaaggctcgtgactccgccaagagcctttaa